The genomic region AATACGGACACGTGATGAGAGTCATCGCTCGAATAAAGATGATGGGGATTGAGGATCTCGGTCTTATAGCCGAGCAGGAAGATAGCGGTTGATCCGCTAAAGGGCAGGGGACGATGAGGTTATCCTTACTTATTTCGATCCTGGTACATGTCATACTGCTGTTCGCGCTGGTCTACATGTTCAATGTAGTGCCGGACATGCGCCTTCCGAAGAAGATCTATTCGGTGAAGATACTCCAGCCGATCATAAGGAAGGCCGAACCCGAGCCCGAGGTGAAGACCGAAGTCAAGAAAGAAGCCCCCGCCCCCGCGAAACCGAAACCAAAGAAAAAAGACGAACCGAAAAAAAAGGTCGAGGAGAAAAAGCCTCCCGAACCGGTGAAGGAAGAAAAGCCACTCGACGTATCGGTGGACAAGGTGGATGAAGCCACGTCGTCGATGACGGTCGACGCTCCGCGCTTTCCATTTTCGTATTATCTCTCGGCGATAGAGCGCAAGGTATCGCAGAACTGGTTTTCGTCCGCATCCGAAAGGGGGACGGGGATCTCTTGCGTCGTCTACTTCAGGATGAACCGTAACGGCAGCGTGGCCGACGTGAGGATCGAAGAGAGTTCGGGAAATTCATATTTCGACAGATCGGCTCTGCGGGCGATTAAGAGTTCCGCGCCTTTTCCGCCGCTGCCGAGAGCTTTCACCGAGCCGTGGCTCGGGATACATTTCACATTTATTCAGAAAGATTGAACGGGAAGGGCGGCGAAATGAGGAGAGAGTCTTTAATGAGGGTTTTTATAGCGGCCGCGGCGCTGGTTCTGCTGTTTCCAACGGTGGCAGCCTCGCAGACAGACATTCATCTCAGCACCGAAAAGTCCGGCGGCGGGACGATACCGATCGTGATCAGGGATTTCGAAGCGCAGACGCCGGCGGGCGCCGGCGTGGCGGCGTATATATCGAAAGTCCTAGAAAAGGACCTTCTCTTTACCGATATCTTCGAACCGATGCGTTTCGTCGCGGGCGCCGACACCTTTTCGGATATGCGTACCGCATCGGCGATAATCGAGGGCACGCTTGCCGTCGATTCGGGGAAATATTCCCTCGAGGCGAGGCTTCTCGACTATTCAAGCAGGGAAGTGATATTCACCAAGCGCTACACCTTCGCCAGCGAAGCAAGACGCTCGATAGCGCATCATCTCTGCGACGAGATACTCTTCTTCCTCGCCGGAGAGACGGGTGTAGCGACGACCCGAATACTCTTCACAAGAAGGGAAGGAGATTTCAAGAATCTCCACGTGATAGATTATGACGGCTACGGCGAGCGCCCGGTGACAAGCGACGAACTGGTCGTATCTCCCGAATGGGTCGATCACGAAAGGTTCTGTTTCACCTCGTACAGGAGGGATAACCCCGACTGTTACCTCATCGATCCTGCAAGGAACACCAGGACGAATATATCCCACCGGAAGGGGATAAATATCGCCGGGAGCTATTTCCCGGCCCGGGACGAACTGGCCATGACGCTGAGCCTGAAGGGCAACAGCGAGATATATCTCATCAGGCCGAGCGGCGAGATCGTGTCGCGGCTTACGACAAACAGGGCGATTGACTGTTCGCCTTCGTGGTCTCCGAACGGCAGGGAGATCGTCTTTGTCTCCGACCGGACGAGGAACCCTCAGATCTACGTGATGGACAGGTACGGAGGCAACGTCAGGCGCCTGACGCGAGACGGCAATTATAACACCTCTCCGGCGTGGTCTCCCGCGGGGGACCTGATCGCCTATGTATCTAGGGAAAGTTGGCTCTACAGGCTCCGCGTGATCTCGCCGGACGGATTGTGGGAGGAGACCGTCTTCGAGGACATGCTGAGTTACGAGGATCCATGCTGGGCGCCGGATGGAAAACATCTCGCAGCGTCGGTGAAGTTCGCCGGCGAGCCGTGGATAGTCGTGATAGATATCGAATCGGGATCGAAGAGGAGGCTTGCAAGGGGAGAATCCCCCTCGTGGTCGCCTCTGGCGAGGTAGATTCGCGCCGCCTGTCAAAACTTAAAATATTTGTAAAAAAAACAAAATATCTGTTTTCAATATATCGGCCAGAGGGTATTATAAACCTCGATTAATCTGATGGTAAGGCTGAAGGTAGCGGCCTTGATAACATAAACAGGGAGGTTGAGCTCTCATGACTAGATTCAGCTACTTGATCCTCGTACTGGCGCTGGCAGCGCTGATGATTCTTCCCGCTTGCGCTAAAAAAGAGATGACACCTATCGAGGACATCGAACCGGCGGAAGATATCGCGCCTCCGCCACCGCCTCCTCCAGTCCTTGAGGAAGTCGAGGAAGAACCGGTCGTCGAGGTGGAACCGATAGTTCTCGAGGACATCTTCTTCGATTACGACAAGTTCAGCATCAAACCGGAGTACAAGGATATCCTTACGATGAACGCCGAGATCCTGATGGATAATCCTGAAGTCAATCTTCTGGTTGAGGGACATTGCGATGAACGCGGCACGAACGAATACAACCTCTCGCTCGGCGAGAAACGGGCCAAGGCTATCCTTGATTTTTACGTAGCCTACGGCGTCAGCGCCCGCAGGCTCTCGCTTGTCAGCTATGGAGAGGAAAAGCCTTTCAACAGGGGACATGACGAGAACGCGTGGAGCATGAACCGCCGCGCGCACATGGTGCTCAAGTAGCCCTCGTAAGTGAAGGAAATTATTTTGCGAAGGGGATTGATCTTCGCGGTCATCACGATCGCGGTTTTGAATAACGGGTGCTGGGGGCGCAAGTTTTTTCGCGCCCCCGGCGTTACCATGGAGACGTCGGCGAAAGTCGATTCGCTGATCGACGCCAACATGACCCTCCAGAGGCGCGTCTATTCCCTCGAACAGGCTGTATCGGGACAGAAAGAATATTCAAGATCGGTCAATGCCCAGAGGAAGCTCGATCTCGAGGAACTCAAGGATCAGATGAACGTGATCATGCAGATGCTCGATGAATCAGGGAGCGCCTCGGCATGGAAGCCTCCGAAAAGGGAGGTTGTGGCACAGCCGCGGACAGGCCAGGAGGCCACGCGGCCCGATTCATCGTCGACCGGCCATGGAGTAGAGATTCAGCCCGATTCCAGCGCGATCGAACCTGCCGCCGCCATTCCCGGACCTGAAGAGATGTACAGGCAGCTTTATCTCGATTTCAGCAGGATGGAATATCAACTGGCGATCGAGGAGTCGGACGATTTCTTCAGGGAATATCCCGACCATCCGCTCGGCGAGCAGGTCAGGTTCATCCGCGGGGAATGTTATATCGAAATGGAGAAGTATTTCGACGCGCTCAAGGAATTTTCCTCGATACTGCAGCAATATCCCCAGGGGAAAAAGATCCCCTCGGCGCTTCTCCGGATGGCTGTTTCTTACCACAATATCGGAGACGACGACCTTGCCGCGGGAATAGCCAGGAGGCTGCTCAGGGAATATCCCGGAAGCGAAGAGGCGGCCGTCGCGAGAGAGCAGTTCGGCGAGATTCTCGGAGAATGACCGGAGGGAGCACCCGAGGACCCGGGGAAATCGTTTTTATGACCGGAATTACC from Candidatus Krumholzibacteriota bacterium harbors:
- a CDS encoding TonB C-terminal domain-containing protein; its protein translation is MRLSLLISILVHVILLFALVYMFNVVPDMRLPKKIYSVKILQPIIRKAEPEPEVKTEVKKEAPAPAKPKPKKKDEPKKKVEEKKPPEPVKEEKPLDVSVDKVDEATSSMTVDAPRFPFSYYLSAIERKVSQNWFSSASERGTGISCVVYFRMNRNGSVADVRIEESSGNSYFDRSALRAIKSSAPFPPLPRAFTEPWLGIHFTFIQKD
- a CDS encoding PD40 domain-containing protein, giving the protein MRVFIAAAALVLLFPTVAASQTDIHLSTEKSGGGTIPIVIRDFEAQTPAGAGVAAYISKVLEKDLLFTDIFEPMRFVAGADTFSDMRTASAIIEGTLAVDSGKYSLEARLLDYSSREVIFTKRYTFASEARRSIAHHLCDEILFFLAGETGVATTRILFTRREGDFKNLHVIDYDGYGERPVTSDELVVSPEWVDHERFCFTSYRRDNPDCYLIDPARNTRTNISHRKGINIAGSYFPARDELAMTLSLKGNSEIYLIRPSGEIVSRLTTNRAIDCSPSWSPNGREIVFVSDRTRNPQIYVMDRYGGNVRRLTRDGNYNTSPAWSPAGDLIAYVSRESWLYRLRVISPDGLWEETVFEDMLSYEDPCWAPDGKHLAASVKFAGEPWIVVIDIESGSKRRLARGESPSWSPLAR
- a CDS encoding tetratricopeptide repeat protein, translating into MRRGLIFAVITIAVLNNGCWGRKFFRAPGVTMETSAKVDSLIDANMTLQRRVYSLEQAVSGQKEYSRSVNAQRKLDLEELKDQMNVIMQMLDESGSASAWKPPKREVVAQPRTGQEATRPDSSSTGHGVEIQPDSSAIEPAAAIPGPEEMYRQLYLDFSRMEYQLAIEESDDFFREYPDHPLGEQVRFIRGECYIEMEKYFDALKEFSSILQQYPQGKKIPSALLRMAVSYHNIGDDDLAAGIARRLLREYPGSEEAAVAREQFGEILGE
- the pal gene encoding peptidoglycan-associated lipoprotein Pal → MTRFSYLILVLALAALMILPACAKKEMTPIEDIEPAEDIAPPPPPPPVLEEVEEEPVVEVEPIVLEDIFFDYDKFSIKPEYKDILTMNAEILMDNPEVNLLVEGHCDERGTNEYNLSLGEKRAKAILDFYVAYGVSARRLSLVSYGEEKPFNRGHDENAWSMNRRAHMVLK